One Euphorbia lathyris chromosome 1, ddEupLath1.1, whole genome shotgun sequence DNA segment encodes these proteins:
- the LOC136203667 gene encoding dirigent protein 22-like, with amino-acid sequence MATKPLLLFAFLFFFFCNTNALKFKFKKTNIQFPSINTNTNTNTNTNALKLKKTNIQFYMHDVVGGPKPSAVRVAGRDNFTSPDPIAAMFGSIFVMDNSLTVSPNPNSTVVGRAQGIYAMASQQNELSLLMTLTYEFITGPYNGSSFSVLGRNPVMSEVREMPVVGGTGIFRLARGYCLAKTHSMDQMDAIIGYNVTLLHY; translated from the coding sequence ATGGCAACCAAACCTCTCCTTCTCTTTgcatttcttttcttcttcttttgcaacACCAATGCCTTAAAGTTCAAGTTCAAGAAAACAAATATACAATTTCCCAGCATCAACACCAACACCAACACGAACACCAACACCAATGCCTTAAAGCTCAAGAAAACAAATATACAATTCTACATGCATGATGTTGTGGGCGGCCCAAAACCATCTGCTGTCCGGGTTGCTGGCCGCGACAACTTCACGAGCCCAGATCCAATTGCTGCAATGTTTGGGTCCATTTTCGTGATGGATAATTCACTAACGGTCTCCCCCAACCCAAACTCTACAGTGGTCGGACGAGCACAAGGGATATATGCTATGGCATCCCAACAAAACGAGCTTAGCCTTCTAATGACATTAACATATGAGTTCATAACTGGACCATACAATGGTAGCTCATTCAGTGTACTTGGTCGGAATCCAGTGATGAGTGAGGTTAGGGAAATGCCAGTTGTGGGCGGCACTGGAATATTTCGGCTTGCTCGGGGATATTGCTTGGCCAAAACGCATTCAATGGATCAAATGGATGCCATAATTGGATATAATGTCACTTTGTTACATTATTGA